A window from Drosophila yakuba strain Tai18E2 chromosome 3L, Prin_Dyak_Tai18E2_2.1, whole genome shotgun sequence encodes these proteins:
- the LOC6532823 gene encoding iduronate 2-sulfatase isoform X2, which produces MITARLLFSLLMMPVLLDAAAPPRRPNVVMVIFDDLRPVIGAYGDPLASTPHLDNFARGSHIFTRAYSQQSLCAPSRNSLLTGRRPDTLHLYDFYSYWRTFTGNFTTLPQYFKEHGYYTYSCGKVFHPGLSSNNTDDYPLSWSAPAFRPRTEQFMNSPVCPDKEGILRKNLICPVELQTQPYKTLPDIESVAEALRFVESRSTRKQEPFFLAMGFHKPHINFRFPRQFLSRFHLSQFYNYTEDSLKPPDMPAVAWNPYTDVRARDDFKHTNISFPYGPISPLQAAQIRQSYYASVSYVDDLFGKLIGGLDLDETVVLVLGDHGWSLGEHAEWAKYSNFEVALRVPLIIRTPQFPLAQARYYHGITELLDVFPTLVDLAGLPKLPNCQSSQELTCGEGKSLYPQLMGLGTDEHVALSQYPRPGMLPTKHPNSDKPKLRNIKIMGYSLRTDIYRYTMWVRFHAQNFSRDWHDVYGEELYDHRLDSGEELNLVPLPHYDDVRQRLRLRLMKVVGS; this is translated from the exons ATGATCACTGCTCGTCTCCTGTTCTCGCTGCTTATGATGCCAGTGCTGCTGGACGCAGCTGCTCCGCCACGACGACCGAACGTGGTGATGGTGATCTTCGATGATCTGCGTCCAGTGATTGGCGCTTATGGCGATCCGCTGGCTAGCACTCCACATCTGGATAACTTTGCCAGGGGAAGTCACATCTTTACAAGAGCTTACAGTCAG CAATCCCTGTGCGCACCCAGCCGGAATTCGCTGCTCACAGGTCGAAGACCGGATACTCTGCATCTGTACGATTTCTACAGCTACTGGCGCACTTTCACCGGAAATTTCACCACTTTGCCGCAGTACTTCAAGGAGCACGGATATTACACCTATAGCTGCGGAAAGGTCTTCCATCCTGGCCTCTCCTCCAACAACACGGATGACTATCCCCTAAGTTGGTCGGCTCCAGCATTTCGTCCCCGTACCGAGCAGTTTATGAACTCGCCCGTATGTCCCGATAAGGAGGGCATTCTCCGCAAGAATCTCATCTGTCCCGTGGAGCTGCAAACCCAGCCGTACAAAACACTGCCGGACATCGAGTCCGTGGCGGAGGCACTGCGCTTTGTGGAGTCACGGAGCACGCGGAAGCAGGAACCCTTTTTCCTGGCCATGGGTTTTCACAAGCCTCACATTAATTTCCGGTTTCCACGGCAATTTCTGTCAAGATTCCACCTCTCCCAGTTTTACAACTACACGGAGGACAGCCTGAAGCCGCCGGATATGCCGGCAGTGGCCTGGAATCCCTACACGGATGTGCGGGCCAGGGATGACTTCAAGCACACCAATATATCGTTTCCCTACGGCCCGATATCGCCACTCCAGGCTGCTCAGATACGACAGAGCTACTACGCCTCGGTGTCCTATGTGGATGATCTGTTTGGCAAGCTGATTGGAGGATTGGATCTGGATGAGACggtggtgttggtgctggGAGATCATGGCTGGTCCCTGGGCGAGCACGCCGAGTGGGCCAAGTACAGCAACTTCGAGGTGGCTCTCAGGGTTCCATTGATTATAAGAACTCCGCAGTTTCCTCTCGCCCAAGCAAGGTACTATCACGGGATCACAGAACTTCTGGATGTTTTTCCCACCTTGGTGGATCTGGCGGGATTACCCAAATTGCCCAACTGCCAGAGCTCCCAGGAGTTGACCTGTGGCGAGGGAAAAAGTCTTTATCCTCAACTAATGGGACTGGGAA CGGATGAGCATGTGGCCCTCAGTCAGTATCCAAGGCCCGGAATGCTGCCCACAAAGCATCCAAACAGCGACAAGCCCAAGCTGCGGAATATCAAAATCATGGGCTATAGTCTCAGAACCGATATATATAGGTATACCATGTGGGTGAGGTTCCACGCGCAAAACTTCAGCAGAG ACTGGCACGATGTGTATGGCGAGGAGTTGTACGACCATCGCCTGGATTCTGGCGAGGAATTGAATCTGGTGCCCCTGCCGCACTACGATGATGTGCGTCAGCGCCTCCGCTTGCGATTGATGAAGGTGGTGGGCAGCTAG
- the LOC6532821 gene encoding spermatogenesis-associated protein 5-like protein 1: MHHNQLDFPAFPLSLLDDSDLQPQRCYIPLEQDSTGTGWYRCHLSDGSYAVCWVTPRAGSETCCFLDGIVTSLTPFCPTNQRLVLVEPLKLVSSLQRISCVVTVTPELLQRPLVSLEDLEDDVRVFLRHLKLTKGCSVQHRRLEQLGIASVQISDAPGVADDECFEIAQDVKLLLVDIRLGTPFPLDLTSKYLPQSFEQPMQHLKQLLETSKSSFSHRFPTTALVAGPVGCGKSRLLSEFLRRHSCNCFCITASQVLRSYPGETEEELRRIFQAAETFKEQLRPLLPIVILIEDLELLCPLTGVADTKNSSNSLRISAQLYKLLDALPQGIICLATSGLPDSLHEHARRRFVREVAIDMPSEEQRRQLVEHLCQDNGLKISETSLDHIARNTQGYVIADLTLLLRRVQQQLLAKDNFNLEQIFHQTLLQTQPSASRSTDVRVSKMMAGFEVIGGMEALKRTLQVSVLAGLRQSAAFARFGLSLPKGVLLYGPPGCAKTTVAKCLAKEADMTFIATSAAEVYSPYVGCAERFISRIFDTARKNAPCLIFLDEIDSLVGRRTVSSGGGGGQVQLRILSTLLTEMDGIVGGGSQQHILVVAATNRPDMIDDALMRPGRFDKLIHVPAPDEESRLALLKLHSQRMPFHNNVVLEEIAARTERYSGADMCNLCNEAAIEAFQRDFEATEIELKDFEKVLAKQKSSLTQSQIDGYYKFAHRFL, encoded by the exons ATGCACCACAACCAGTTGGATTTCCCggcttttccgctttccctGCTGGACGACAGCGATCTACAGCCGCAAAGGTGTTATATTCCCCTGGAGCAGGACTCTACTGGAACAGGATGGTATCGTTGCCACCTTTCCGATGGCAGCTACGCAGTTTGCTGGGTAACTCCGCGTGCCGGCAGTGAAACTTGTTGCTTCCTGGATGGAATCGTAACCTCCTTGACGCCGTTCTGCCCCACCAATCAGCGGTTGGTGCTTGTGGAGCCACTTAAGTTAGTTTCCAGCCTGCAGAGAATTTCATGCGTGGTCACAGTCACCCCGGAGCTGCTGCAGCGACCTCTGGTTTCCCTGGAGGATCTGGAGGACGATGTGCGGGTGTTTCTTCGCCACCTGAAGCTTACCAAAGGATGCTCCGTGCAGCACAGACGCCTTGAGCAGTTGGGCATTGCCAGTGTGCAGATTTCCGATGCTCCAGGAGTTGCCGATGACGAATGCTTTGAAATAGCACAAGATGTTAAACTACTCCTGGTGGACATACGACTGGGAACGCCCTTTCCTTTGGACTTGACCTCAAAGTATCTGCCCCAGAGCTTCGAGCAACCCATGCAGCATTTGAAGCAACTCCTGGAAACCTCTAAGAGCAGCTTTTCGCACAGATTTCCAACTACAGCATTAGTTGCGGGTCCGGTGGGTTGTGGAAAAAGTCGTCTGCTCAGTGAGTTCCTGCGTCGTCATAGCTGCAACTGCTTTTGCATTACAGCTAGCCAGGTGCTGCGCTCATATCCCGGCGAAACCGAAGAGGAGTTGAGGAGGATCTTTCAAGCTGCTGAAACTTTCAAGGAGCAACTGCGTCCATTAT TGCCAATTGTGATACTTATTGAGGATCTGGAGCTGCTCTGTCCCCTTACGGGTGTCGCGGACACAAAAAACTCTAGCAATTCTCTGCGGATATCAGCTCAGCTCTACAAACTGCTAGACGCACTTCCGCAAGGCATTATATGTCTGGCAACTTCTGGATTACCGGACTCCTTGCATGAACACGCGCGCAGACGGTTTGTTAGAGAGGTGGCCATCGATATGCCCAGCGAAGAGCAGCGCAGACAACTTGTAGAGCATCTTTGCCAAGACAACGGGCTAAAAATCTCAGAGACTTCTCTCGATCACATAGCGAGAAACACTCAGGGATATGTGATAGCGGATCTAACACTTCTTTTACGCCGCGTTCAACAGCAACTACTAGCTAAAGATAACTTCAATTTGGAGCAAATATTCCACCAAACGCTGCTACAAACTCAGCCGAGTGCCTCTCGATCAACAGATGTGCGGGTCTCGAAGATGATGGCTGGTTTTGAGGTCATCGGAGGAATGGAAGCGCTGAAACGCACCTTACAAGTCTCGGTCTTAGCGGGTCTAAGACAAAGTGCCGCTTTTGCTCGGTTCGGACTAAGTTTGCCAAAAGGAGTGCTGCTCTATGGACCTCCGGGATGTGCCAAGACCACTGTGGCCAAGTGCCTGGCCAAGGAGGCTGACATGACCTTCATTGCCACGTCGGCGGCGGAGGTGTACTCCCCCTACGTCGGTTGCGCAGAAAGATTTATTTCGCGGATCTTTGACACAGCGCGAAAGAATGCACCCTGTCTAATATTTTTGGATGAGATAG ATTCCCTTGTTGGCAGAAGGACGGTCTCAAGTGGCGGAGGTGGTGGCCAGGTACAGCTGAGAATTCTTTCCACGCTGCTGACTGAAATGGATGGTATTGTGGGCGGTGGTAGTCAGCAGCATATACTTGTGGTTGCAGCCACCAATCGTCCTGATATGATCGATGATGCCCTAATGCGACCAGGACGCTTTGATAAGCTTATCCATGTACCAGCGCCTGATGAGGAATCCCGCCTGGCTCTGCTGAAACTGCACTCCCAACGCATGCCTTTCCATAACAATGTGGTTCTCGAGGAGATCGCTGCGCGTACCGAGCGGTATTCCGGAGCGGATATGTGTAATCTCTGCAATGAGGCGGCCATTGAGGCTTTTCAGCGTGATTTTGAGGCCACTGAAATTGAGCTGAAGGACTTTGAAAAAGTTCTGGCCAAGCAGAAATCCTCACTCACTCAAAGCCAAATAGATGGCTACTATAAGTTTGCTCATAGatttttatag
- the LOC6532822 gene encoding brain protein I3 yields the protein MADTHKDAAPPSYDEVMNSPSQDSRTNVGVHQGAPSAPPPNMHMPSYGAFETTPVSVVIQPAPVALPTEIIVVGGCPSCRIGYLEDTYSACGLCCAIFFFPLGILCCLAMREKRCYNCGTVF from the exons ATGGCAGATACCCACAAAGATGCCGCGCCGCCAAGCTACGACGAAGTCATGAACAGTCCCTCGCAGG ATTCCCGGACAAACGTGGGCGTGCATCAGGGAGCACCCAGTGCACCGCCACCGAACATGCACATGCCCAGCTACGGAGCTTTCGAGACGACGCCGGTGAGCGTGGTGATTCAGCCGGCTCCGGTCGCTTTGCCCACGGAGATCATCGTTGTTGGCGGATGCCCTTCTTGTAGGATTGGTTATCTGGAGGACACCTATTCCGCCTGCGGACTGTGCTGCGCCATCTTCTTCTTCCCGCTGGGAATCCTCTGTTGCTTGGCCATGCGCGAGAAACGCTGCTACAACTGCGGAACTGTTTTCTAG
- the LOC6532820 gene encoding YTH domain-containing protein 1, with amino-acid sequence MPRAASKQTLPMREMADLDAVHLGLDENEADIAEELQDFEFNTRSEASESNGGDSSDSEPSISSVSTATSSLVGSGKRKTKKPAKESPQPAVETKSSKSSAKNKAKREPTPEELNGGKKKKRTGSESKKTSSSEPSDKVKAKSPDTEDRQPPVKKSRTKKPSNANDSAGHKSDLSEAEDEKPSLPTLESDSESSDSDSGTQHKRNGGNGGGNGRGKASSKSSTPEKDSVGGGTHSHSQKGYDYMTKLNYLFRDTRFFLIKSNNSDNVQLSKNKSVWATLPQNDANLNQAFKEARNVLLIFSVNESGKFAGFARMAAPSRRDIPQVAWVLPPSISPKALGGVIELDWICRKELSFNATLHLHNTWNEGKPVKIGRDGQEIEPKIGGELCRLFPEDEQIELTPILKKSKETARVMREKGIHVIYKPPRSLSSRGHGGGGRGGGRGASHDHLGPMRHKRSYHGPPHHRPYRHHHGMGLPPGGGFKRSGSPYRQMGGAAGAPPGGPGDMAIPSWERYMSSAAAAEAYVADYMRNMHGQLPPLPFVPPFAQLPMPGGGAGAAGALPPGAAAAMYEQLPPPVRYYDGPGAPPLPDYPPPQRPPPPGFDKAPSYEEFAAWKNAGLPTVPPPGFPVYGGAANGGSNGAGGVAAAQAAAAGGGMGGGGGGGSGGGMGGPGGYRNRDGNNGSAGGRRREYGNRSGGGGSSRDSRPYRERGGGGGQRSYRDNRR; translated from the exons ATGCCAAGAGCAGCCA GTAAACAAACGCTGCCGATGCGCGAGATGGCGGACTTGGATGCGGTGCACCTGGGCCTGGACGAGAACGAGGCGGACATTGCCGAGGAGCTGCAAGACTTTGAGTTCAATACAAGGAGTGAGGCTTCCGAATCGAATGGTGGGGACTCATCCGACTCGGAGCCCAGTATCAGTTCGGTGAGCACTGCCACATCCTCCCTGGTGGGCAGTGGTAAGCGGAAGACCAAGAAGCCGGCCAAGGAAAGCCCTCAACCCGCTGTCGAGACCAAATCCTCAAAGTCTTCCgcaaaaaacaaagccaaacgGGAACCCACTCCCGAAGAGCTAAATGGTGGCAAGAAAAAGAAACGCACAGGCAGCGAGTCGAAAAAAACATCCTCATCTGAGCCTTCCGATAAGGTCAAGGCCAAATCTCCGGATACCGAGGACCGACAACCGCCCGTCAAGAAGTCGCGCACCAAGAAACCATCCAATGCTAACGATTCTGCTGGCCACAAAAGTGATCTCAGCGAGGCTGAGGACGAGAAACCAAGTCTTCCAACTCTGGAGTCCGACAGCGAGTCCTCTGACTCGGATTCTGGCACGCAGCACAAGAGAAACGGAGGAAATGGAGGCGGCAACGGCCGGGGTAAAGCCAGCTCCAAAAGCTCCACGCCGGAAAAGGATTCTGTTGGCGGCGGTacgcattcacattcacagAAGGGCTACGACTATATGACCAAGCTGAACTACCTATTCCGAGACACACGGTTCTTCCTTATCAAGTCCAACAATAGCGACAACGTCCAGCTGTCTAAGAACAAGAGTGTATGGGCCACGTTGCCGCAGAACGACGCCAATCTTAACCAGGCATTCAAGGAGGCCAGAAACGTCCTGCTCATCTTCTCGGTCAACGAGAGTG GTAAATTCGCAGGCTTTGCTCGGATGGCGGCCCCCTCACGGCGGGACATTCCTCAGGTGGCCTGGGTATTGCCGCCTAGTATTTCGCCCAAGGCACTCGGCGGCGTCATCGAGCTTGACTGGATCTGCCGCAAGGAATTGTCTTTCAATGCCACCCTACACCTGCACAACACCTGGAACGAGGGCAAGCCGGTGAAGATAGGTCGCGATGGCCAAGAGATTGAGCCCAAGATTGGCGGCGAGCTGTGTCGTCTCTTCCCCGAGGATGAGCAAATCGAACTCACCCCCATACTCAAGAAATCCAAGGAGACAGCTCGAGTTATGCGAGAAAAAGGCATCCACGTGATCTACAAGCCGCCTAGGAGTCTATCCTCGCGAGGCCATGGAGGAGGCGGTCGTGGCGGAGGCAGAGGAGCGAGTCACGACCACCTCGGCCCGATGCGGCATAAGAGGAGCTACCACGGACCACCACACCATCGCCCGTATCGTCACCATCATGGCATGGGCCTTCCGCCGGGCGGTGGCTTTAAGAGAAGCGGTTCTCCCTACCGCCAGATGGGAGGTGCAGCAGGAGCACCACCCGGCGGACCGGGCGACATGGCCATACCATCATGGGAACGCTACATGTCCtcggctgcagctgctgaaGCATACGTGGCGGATTATATGCGCAACATGCACGGCCAACTACCGCCGTTACCCTTCGTTCCTCCGTTCGCCCAGCTGCCGATGCCAGGTGGTGGTGCGGGAGCAGCTGGAGCCCTGCCACCGGGAGCAGCGGCTGCCATGTACGAGCAGCTGCCGCCACCGGTGCGGTACTACGATGGACCGGGTGCACCGCCTCTGCCGGATTATCCGCCTCCCCAGCGACCACCGCCACCGGGCTTCGACAAGGCGCCAAGCTACGAGGAGTTTGCTGCCTGGAAGAACGCCGGCCTGCCCACAGTGCCACCACCGGGCTTCCCTGTCTACGGCGGAGCAGCCAATGGTGGTAGCAATGGAGCTGGCGGTGTAGCTGCTGCCCAGGCAGCGGCTGCAGGCGGAGGCatgggcggcggtggaggtggaggatccGGTGGCGGTATGGGTGGACCCGGCGGCTATCGGAATCGTGACGGCAACAACGGCTCCGCGGGCGGTCGTCGACGGGAGTACGGAAATCGCAGCGGTGGCGGCGGATCTTCGCGGGATTCGCGACCGTATCGCGAgcgtggcggcggcggcggccagcGAAGCTATCGGGACAACAGGCGCTAG
- the LOC6532824 gene encoding protein sprouty: MDRRNGGDPLAPPRPPKLLPRVHRPRAPEPTLSGVDSNVGATASVSASALASGASSAATSVAIHNNNSQQQLSISAAASNNYTISIIPASPDFDDYQIHHLTFLPQRPSSLSRNSSTASSTTATGISVSGSGSVSGSSSSFTRRRPPAPVPLVNSNTSSSSSSSNNNNNSINNNFLSHFQSAEPVSNALGQPPASPVTLAQPRPESERLTNEYVDTPLQHATRSQHPAGQQDNGQTTTHHLLLLPQRNQHLHLQQHQQQLQHQQQQQHLQQQQLQQHQQHARLATTTQATSVGSDHTDGLLHSHLQNSTTKPPASKQPTPPRLGLGLGLGLGLNQPIITKQPTPATQKEHMHALEELLQPGGAGGNGGPLVMAGDPSLLNPIVCPRCGRCRCEQCQSPRPLPQTWVCNKTCLCSAESVIDYASCLCCAKALFYHCARDNDLDCDDGNGTPCVDNPCSCGPYKRTQRWGWLGALSIFLPCLWFYWPMRGCMKLCEKCYGRFAGRGCRCQGIGGGGGAGSGGGVGSIGSTSSMLPIVPLGVNGSGLGGGVSLSGGVTDGGLNQANGKAMDHGCSAARSILRKGDLTPEKRLLDSSPDY, translated from the coding sequence ATGGATCGCAGAAATGGCGGCGATCCCTTGGCGCCACCCCGGCCCCCGAAGTTATTACCGCGCGTGCATCGACCAAGGGCGCCGGAGCCGACGTTAAGTGGTGTCGATTCGAACGTAGGAGCAACTGCATCCGTATCTGCATCCGCATTAGCATCAGgagcatcatcagcagcaacatccgtAGCAATCCATAACAACAATTCACAGCAGCAACTTAGTATTAGCGCCGCCGCGAGCAACAACTATACGATATCGATAATACCCGCATCGCCGGACTTTGACGACTATCAGATCCACCACCTGACCTTCCTGCCCCAGCGTCCCAGCAGTCTGAGCCGGAACAGCAGTACGGCCTCCTCGACCACGGCGACGGGCATCAGTGTCTCCGGTTCGGGTTCGGTTTCCGGTTCATCGTCGAGTTTCACGAGACGTCGACCGCCGGCACCTGTACCGCTGGTCAAtagcaacaccagcagcagcagcagcagcagcaacaacaataacaacagcatcaacaacaacttcCTTAGTCATTTCCAAAGCGCTGAGCCGGTGAGCAACGCTCTGGGCCAGCCGCCCGCCTCCCCCGTCACGCTGGCGCAACCGCGACCCGAATCCGAAAGGCTAACCAACGAGTATGTGGACACGCCGCTGCAACATGCGACGCGCTCGCAGCATCCGGCTGGCCAGCAGGATAATGGCCAGACGACCACCCACcatctgttgctgctgccccaGCGGAATCAGCACCTGCACCTgcaacaacaccagcagcagttgcagcatcagcagcagcaacagcacctgcaacagcagcagctgcagcaacaccagcaacatgCGCGACTGGCGACGACGACGCAGGCGACGTCCGTTGGAAGCGACCACACCGATGGCTTACTACATTCGCACCTGCAAAATAGCACCACTAAACCACCCGCCTCGAAGCAGCCGACACCGCCCAGACTGGGcctgggattgggattgggtctCGGTCTGAACCAGCCCATCATCACCAAGCAGCCGACACCCGCCACGCAAAAGGAGCACATGCACGcgctggaggagctgctgcaacCGGGCGGTGCCGGCGGCAATGGTGGACCCCTGGTGATGGCCGGCGATCCCAGCCTGCTGAATCCCATTGTGTGTCCGCGTTGCGGTCGCTGTCGCTGCGAGCAGTGCCAGAGCCCCAGGCCGCTGCCCCAGACGTGGGTGTGCAACAAGACGTGTCTGTGCAGCGCCGAGTCGGTCATCGACTATGCCTCCTGTTTGTGCTGCGCCAAGGCGCTGTTCTATCACTGCGCCCGGGACAATGACCTGGACTGCGATGATGGCAATGGCACACCCTGCGTGGATAATCCCTGCTCCTGCGGACCCTACAAGCGCACCCAGAGATGGGGCTGGCTTGGAGCACTGTCCATCTTCCTGCCCTGCCTGTGGTTCTACTGGCCCATGCGCGGCTGCATGAAGCTGTGCGAGAAGTGCTACGGAAGGTTCGCCGGACGCGGTTGCCGCTGTCAGGGCAtcggtggcggcggtggcgcAGGATCCGGCGGCGGTGTGGGCAGCATTGGATCCACCAGCAGCATGCTGCCCATTGTGCCGCTTGGGGTGAATGGCAGTGGGTTGGGTGGCGGTGTGAGCCTATCCGGCGGCGTGACGGATGGTGGACTCAACCAGGCCAATGGCAAGGCCATGGATCATGGATGCAGTGCCGCCAGGAGCATCCTGCGAAAGGGTGACCTCACCCCGGAGAAGCGGCTCCTGGACTCCAGTCCCGACTATTAA
- the LOC6532823 gene encoding iduronate 2-sulfatase isoform X1, producing the protein MITARLLFSLLMMPVLLDAAAPPRRPNVVMVIFDDLRPVIGAYGDPLASTPHLDNFARGSHIFTRAYSQQSLCAPSRNSLLTGRRPDTLHLYDFYSYWRTFTGNFTTLPQYFKEHGYYTYSCGKVFHPGLSSNNTDDYPLSWSAPAFRPRTEQFMNSPVCPDKEGILRKNLICPVELQTQPYKTLPDIESVAEALRFVESRSTRKQEPFFLAMGFHKPHINFRFPRQFLSRFHLSQFYNYTEDSLKPPDMPAVAWNPYTDVRARDDFKHTNISFPYGPISPLQAAQIRQSYYASVSYVDDLFGKLIGGLDLDETVVLVLGDHGWSLGEHAEWAKYSNFEVALRVPLIIRTPQFPLAQARYYHGITELLDVFPTLVDLAGLPKLPNCQSSQELTCGEGKSLYPQLMGLGSADEHVALSQYPRPGMLPTKHPNSDKPKLRNIKIMGYSLRTDIYRYTMWVRFHAQNFSRDWHDVYGEELYDHRLDSGEELNLVPLPHYDDVRQRLRLRLMKVVGS; encoded by the exons ATGATCACTGCTCGTCTCCTGTTCTCGCTGCTTATGATGCCAGTGCTGCTGGACGCAGCTGCTCCGCCACGACGACCGAACGTGGTGATGGTGATCTTCGATGATCTGCGTCCAGTGATTGGCGCTTATGGCGATCCGCTGGCTAGCACTCCACATCTGGATAACTTTGCCAGGGGAAGTCACATCTTTACAAGAGCTTACAGTCAG CAATCCCTGTGCGCACCCAGCCGGAATTCGCTGCTCACAGGTCGAAGACCGGATACTCTGCATCTGTACGATTTCTACAGCTACTGGCGCACTTTCACCGGAAATTTCACCACTTTGCCGCAGTACTTCAAGGAGCACGGATATTACACCTATAGCTGCGGAAAGGTCTTCCATCCTGGCCTCTCCTCCAACAACACGGATGACTATCCCCTAAGTTGGTCGGCTCCAGCATTTCGTCCCCGTACCGAGCAGTTTATGAACTCGCCCGTATGTCCCGATAAGGAGGGCATTCTCCGCAAGAATCTCATCTGTCCCGTGGAGCTGCAAACCCAGCCGTACAAAACACTGCCGGACATCGAGTCCGTGGCGGAGGCACTGCGCTTTGTGGAGTCACGGAGCACGCGGAAGCAGGAACCCTTTTTCCTGGCCATGGGTTTTCACAAGCCTCACATTAATTTCCGGTTTCCACGGCAATTTCTGTCAAGATTCCACCTCTCCCAGTTTTACAACTACACGGAGGACAGCCTGAAGCCGCCGGATATGCCGGCAGTGGCCTGGAATCCCTACACGGATGTGCGGGCCAGGGATGACTTCAAGCACACCAATATATCGTTTCCCTACGGCCCGATATCGCCACTCCAGGCTGCTCAGATACGACAGAGCTACTACGCCTCGGTGTCCTATGTGGATGATCTGTTTGGCAAGCTGATTGGAGGATTGGATCTGGATGAGACggtggtgttggtgctggGAGATCATGGCTGGTCCCTGGGCGAGCACGCCGAGTGGGCCAAGTACAGCAACTTCGAGGTGGCTCTCAGGGTTCCATTGATTATAAGAACTCCGCAGTTTCCTCTCGCCCAAGCAAGGTACTATCACGGGATCACAGAACTTCTGGATGTTTTTCCCACCTTGGTGGATCTGGCGGGATTACCCAAATTGCCCAACTGCCAGAGCTCCCAGGAGTTGACCTGTGGCGAGGGAAAAAGTCTTTATCCTCAACTAATGGGACTGGGAAGTG CGGATGAGCATGTGGCCCTCAGTCAGTATCCAAGGCCCGGAATGCTGCCCACAAAGCATCCAAACAGCGACAAGCCCAAGCTGCGGAATATCAAAATCATGGGCTATAGTCTCAGAACCGATATATATAGGTATACCATGTGGGTGAGGTTCCACGCGCAAAACTTCAGCAGAG ACTGGCACGATGTGTATGGCGAGGAGTTGTACGACCATCGCCTGGATTCTGGCGAGGAATTGAATCTGGTGCCCCTGCCGCACTACGATGATGTGCGTCAGCGCCTCCGCTTGCGATTGATGAAGGTGGTGGGCAGCTAG
- the LOC6532819 gene encoding drosomycin gives MMQIKYLFALFAVLMLVVLGANEADADCLSGRYKGPCAVWDNETCRRVCKEEGRSSGHCSPSLKCWCEGC, from the coding sequence ATGATGCAAATCAAGTACTTGTTCGCCCTCTTCGCTGTCCTGATGCTGGTGGTCTTGGGAGCAAACGAGGCCGATGCCGACTGTCTGTCCGGAAGATACAAGGGTCCCTGTGCCGTCTGGGACAACGAAACCTGCCGCCGTGTGTGCAAGGAGGAGGGACGCTCCAGTGGCCATTGCAGCCCCAGTCTCAAGTGCTGGTGCGAAGGATGCTAA